From the genome of Amycolatopsis granulosa:
CCCGCGGTGGTGGTCGGCGCGCTGCAGAGCGTGCTCCTCGTGCCGCTCTACGCCGAGCGACTCGGCGCCCCCTACCCTCAGATCCTCGACCTGCTGATCGACATCGTGACAGCCGGTCTCACCGAGCACAAAGGACGGAAATGACCATGACCAAGCGGGCCATCATCGTCGGCGGCGGCATCGCCGGACTGGCGACCGCGTTGCGGCTGCACCAGATCGGCTGGCAGCCCGTGGTGGTGGAACGAGCACCGGCGCGCAGCTCGGGCGGCTACGCGGTCACCTTCTCCGGCATCGGGTACGACTCCGCGGAACGGATGGGCGTGCTGCCAGCTCTCGCCGAACGGCACATCACCCCGGACAAGATGGTCTACGTCAAGCCCGACGGGCAGGCCCGGTTCGCGGTGCCCGGGCAGACCGTCCGCGCCATGCTCGGGCAGCGCGCGCTCAACATCCTGCGCGGCGACATCGAGGACGTGCTGTACGCCGCGATCCGCGACGCCGTCGAGATCCGGTTCGGCACCACCGTCACCGCGGTCACTCAGGACGCCCACGGTGTCGACGTGTCCCTGAGCGACGGAACGGTGGAGCGAGCGGACCTGCTGATCGGTGCCGACGGTCTGCACTCCACGACGCGAAGGCTGGTGTTCGGGCCGGAGGAGGACTTCCGCCTCGACCTCGACCACATGACCGGTGTCTTCATGCTGGACCGGCTGCCGTCCTGTGTGGAGGAAGGCACCACCTCGACCCTCACCGACACCGGCCGCACGCTCGCCGTCATCAGCCTCGGCCCCGGCCGGGCAGCCGCGTTCTTCGGCTACCGAACCACCAGCCCGATGGCCGAACTGGCGGAAGGCCCGGCCACCGTGCTGCCCCGCGTCTACAGGGACATGGGCTGGGCCGCACCCGAAGTCCTCGCCCAGCTGCCCCACGCCGAGTCGGTCTACTTCGACACCATCAGCCAGATGGTCGTCGGCAACTGGAGCCGGGGCCGCGTGGTCCTCCTCGGCGACGCCGCCTGGTGCGTCACCCTCTTCGCCGGCTTCGGCTCCTCCCTCGCCGTCGCCGGCGCGGATCGCCTCGGCACCGCGCTCGACCGCCACCCGGGCGACGTGCTCACGGCACTGCGCGACT
Proteins encoded in this window:
- a CDS encoding FAD-dependent monooxygenase, giving the protein MTKRAIIVGGGIAGLATALRLHQIGWQPVVVERAPARSSGGYAVTFSGIGYDSAERMGVLPALAERHITPDKMVYVKPDGQARFAVPGQTVRAMLGQRALNILRGDIEDVLYAAIRDAVEIRFGTTVTAVTQDAHGVDVSLSDGTVERADLLIGADGLHSTTRRLVFGPEEDFRLDLDHMTGVFMLDRLPSCVEEGTTSTLTDTGRTLAVISLGPGRAAAFFGYRTTSPMAELAEGPATVLPRVYRDMGWAAPEVLAQLPHAESVYFDTISQMVVGNWSRGRVVLLGDAAWCVTLFAGFGSSLAVAGADRLGTALDRHPGDVLTALRDWETDLRPEAEKKQALGRRVKGLYAPSDPFRLWLRDLPLRFASFGPVSSLLQRRLQLKA